A segment of the Terriglobia bacterium genome:
AACCATGTTCGAGATCGAAGTCACGCAAAGATCGGCCATGATTGTCGCGGGGGCCCGATGCTGCAAATGCATCGGCAAATGCAGGGCTGCCCTTTATAGGTTCGTAAAATCGCGGGGACTCGGCAAAAAACAGCGCTTCGACCAACGGTTCCGCGCTGGTGCGAATAACATCCTCCATTCTGTTCGAACTTGATTCTTTCTGCACCGCCGCTTGAATGGCTTCAGTCGCGCGCGTCATCAGGTTGTGCACGCGGATCTGGTGTGACAACACCAACAACGCAACGATATCGCTTCCCGGTTCGAGATACCGCTTTGTATCGAACTGTGGTGCAAGGTCGTTCACGTTGGGAAGCAGGTTTATCCTCGTTCGCGCAAGGAATTCATTTACGTCTCCGGTGAAATGGCTGGGCATGAGCGTAACGTTACCCAGATGCATCTGGTCACCGTGCAACCCTGTCACGTACCACCCACCGAACAGTTTGCCGAATGGACCTGATGCAAACGGGGCGTCCGAACCGCTTCCATAGGGATTACCCTCAGGATCGGTGAAAACAGAAAGCATCAGGAGCTTGGAAGCCGGACGGCCGTGGCACATAGAGCAGTTGGTCAAATCTCGTTCAATCCTTGGAACGGTAACGTCCTGCTGATCCAGCGTGTAAAACACAGGACCAACCCGTGAATCGACCGATGCAATTTCAAGCACTGGCGAATCCGGAATCCAACCGATGTACACAGCATCATTGAAATACACGGCTCGCGGTCTCCCGGGTGAAATCAAATCGCGCCGAAAACTTGTCTTGGAGAACACAAGCGTTTGAGATGAGGGAGAGATATGGAGTTCCTTCAATAGGGAGGGCAGGTAGCCGCGGGCAGCATCGTAGATCAGCTTTGCTCGTCCACTCTCCAGCGCTCCCTCAAGCTGAGCCACCGGGTCATTCAGCTGCATACCGGCATATGGATCGGGTTCTGTTTGTGCCGAAGGGGCCGTGGCAGGATCTTTGCCGAGCTGAAACCCCGCGATAGCCAGGGACGGAACGACGACAACGACCAGACATATACAAAAGAGACCACGTTTCATTCAGCACAACATATATCGGAATCATCGAAAGTTGTCTTCACGGCCGTGTCCGGCAATTGCAATGTTTTTGTCAGCCCCCATCAATGCGATGTATAAAATCTGCTGGAAATCCCATGCGGTTAGAAATCCTCAGAGAGCTCGGCTCCGGAGCGACGGGCGTTGTTTACCTCGCGCACGACAGGTTCACCGGAGCCACGGTCGCGCTGAAACGATTGCGGCCGGATGTCGCATTTCCGGAGCAGGAAGTGCGGATCGCCCAGAAGATTACTCATCGGAATGTCCGCCGCGTGAATGACTTCCACATCGAAGACGGCGTTTCACAGATTTCGATGGGGCATGTCGAGGGACAGAATCTGCGCGCGCTGGTCGGCTGAGTAACGTTGGAAGAGGCTCTCGCGATTATCCGGCAAGTGATCGACGGCCTCGAAGAGGCGCACAGGCAGGAGGTTGTGCACCGCGACCTGAAGCCGGAGAACATCCTGATCGCCACCGACGGCACAGCCAAGATCGCCGGGCCACGCGCGGATTGTGGATCCGGAAAAGACCGGAAGCCTGTCCGTGGCCGGCACGCTCGGCTATATGGCGCCGGAACAATGGAAGCGCGGGTTCGCCGATAAGAAGAGCGACATTTATTCGCTGGGCGTCGTCATTTATGAACTGCTGACGGGAAGGATGCCGGACGACTCGGGCCCCGTCCTTCCCGATAACCTGCCCGCCTGGCTGCAGCCGGTCATGTCGCTATGCGTGGTAGAGGATCCTGCCCAGCGGTTCGGATCGGTCGCGGAACTGCGGAGCGCGCTGGCGGGGCCTGCGCCGCGCGGCAGACGCTGGTCTGCTGAGGCCCTGCTTCTTATTGCGTGTCTGGTCATTCTGATGGTCGCCGGCACTGCCATCTGGCGGTCTTATTCCAGAACTCAACCGGCTGCTCTGATGAAGCCGGCTCCGCCGCCGGCAGCGCCACCCGCTTCCAACGAGCCGAAGGAGAAAACGGAAGCGGCAAAGGCGCTTTCAAACGGAATTTACTTTCTCCAGAACGGTCTGGTCGAGGATGCGTTGGCGCAATTCGATCGCGCCCTCGAGATCGACGGCGGACTCACCGATGCGCATTTCCAGCGGGGCCTCGCGCTTTCGAAACTGAAACGCTGGGATGAGGCGATCGCGGCTTTCAAGCGGGCGCTTCCGGACTCCGTCCCTGAACGCCGGCAGATCTGGGCGTGGACGCCGCCGTTTGCCGCAGGAGCTTTCCATCGTGCCGTGCTTGCCACTCCAAAGCGGATCATGTTTGTCGAACGCCACGGCAAATCGTCGGTCTTGCACATCGTCGATCCCACACAACATACCGTCCGGCGGCTGGAAATCCTGGGCGATGCGATTCCCTTCGGCGCGCACGCCAGTGAGATGGCATGGGCGAACGACCGCGCAACCGTTTTACTTTCGGCCGATGTCCGGAAAACAGACGGTCCCGGCAATTTCCGCTTGTATGCCGTGTCTGCCGCCGATGGCAGTCTCTTGTGGCGTAACGAACTGCAGGATTCCGGACCGCAAGATCCATTGGTGGGGATCACGACCGACAGCGTGTTTGTTTATCTGACGCAGAAGAGACTTCTCACCGTACTCGACGACCAGACGGGGAAAACGCGCTGGACGCGCGCGGATCTGGTCATCGACCGGAACAGTCCTCCGATTTTGCCGCCGCAGTTTCCGGAAAATCCGTGAAATATTTCAATGGCGTCGTGACGCTGCAGGCGGGCGGCGCTTCACTCACGGCACTCGATGCCGAAACCGGGCGGCTGATGTGGCAGTACACCGGTTCGTCTCTCCCCAACGGCCGCGGTTTGTTCGCGATCCAGGATTCCCTGTTCATGGTTGAGGAAGACGGCATCAAGCAGTATTCGCTGGAAAAGCCATCAAAGAACGTGACGGATAAAACCATCATCACGGAAGTGGCCTCCGCTCTCATCAGCACAGGAGATCTCGAAGGGGCGGAAACGCTCATCGAAAAAGTCGCCCGGGAAATGGATCCGGACTATCCTCCGCTTCGGCTCGCGCGCGCGCGGTTGCTGCTGGCAAACGCAAAGGCCAAGGGGCAGGCGCCGCCGATAAAAGCGGGATTGGACCTGGCGAACTATGCGAATCTTGCGGGCCGCGACTCGGAGGCGAGCCGCGGCGCCTTCGACGAATTGACTCGCGATTACGGATTGCTATGGCATCAAAGTCTGGAAAGCGCCGCGCCGGGAAGCCCTCAGATCGTGGGTGGGCGCCTTATTAACCTGGGGTTCAACATCGGCTCCGGACAAATCATCGCCCTGAATCCCGTCAACGGTGAAGTCGCGTGGCGGCAGCCTGTTCAACGCTTCGTCGACAGCGTCGCAGTGAATTCTGCGCTTTTCGCGATCACAGGCGATACGAACGATCCCACAGCGATCGGATTGAACCGCATCGACGCCGCGAGCGGAGAACGCAAACCGATTGCGAGTTGGAATCAACGTCCGGCGGTGGAATTCGCAAGGATCGCCTATGCGTCCGGCCGCGTCTTCGTGGAGCCGGTTTTTCGTAATTTCCAGGGCAGCCGCGTTCAAGTTTCTATTAACGCGTTCGATGCCACAAACGGGCGGCTGCTGTGGCAAAAAGACCACCCCCTGGAAGCCACCAGGCTCCTGCAACAGAACCCCATCGGTCTGTGGATGCCTCAAGGCGACCGGTTCATATATTCGGTTGGGCATGACATCTGGACAGTCGCGGCCGCCGATGGCGTTGTTATCGATCATCAAACCGAGGAAGGCGTCATCGGACCCAATTCCTCGCGGCTGCCGGTCGCCGCCGGTCCCGTCTATTTCGTCAACGACCGGCGCGAGATCGTTGCCTATGACGCGGCGCAGAAGACCATCCGCCGGTCGCCCCGGCCGGAGGTCGACACTACGCAACTGACGATGCGGGGCACCTTGCTGTTCGGGACCGACACGGGTTGGCCTTTTGCCTTCGACTTCCAATCGGGATTTCAATGGAAGATGCCCAAGGGGCAAGGCCGCGGATTCCTGCGCCTCCAGGACACCGGCAAGCGTCTTTGGACACTTCGCGACGACAACGTCCTCGCCGCCATCGATCCCCGGACCGGCAGGATTCTCCGCGAACTGCCCATACTCTGGCGTCCGCTCAGCTACAGCATTATCGACGGCCGCTTCTTCGCCTCGACTTCGGATGGCTTCGCTTACGCGATTCAACTGCCGAAATAGACTCCCCGCCTGACTCAGGCTGGGAAATGCCTCGCGTAGCGAGGCGAGAGGCGGTCTGTTCAAATAAGATGTCCGGCCGTCAGGCCGGTTCCTTAACGAAGACTTACGCCTTCCGGAAGGACGGAGATGGAGTCATTGGTTGAGGTTAGCGAGACGATATCGCTCGTTCGCGCCGCGGCGGTGCGTTTGCTGGGACGCATGCCTGAGTGACCCAGCGGAGCCCTGTCCTGCTTGCCTAAATCATTCCGACTCTCGGATCTACAGGTTGACAGCCGTTAAACACGCTGCCATAGTCTGGCTATGCCAGCAAAACACGAAACCGTGGAACGCGATGAGATACCACCTGGAACGCTTTATATGCTGATCTTGAAAACACTTGCCCGGAGCGGAGAACTGCATGGATACGAGATAGCCAGCACCATTCAGGCGATTTCACAGGATGTGCTGCAGGTGGAGGAAGGCTCACTCTATCCCGCTCTTCAGCGGATGCTGATCAAGGGCTGGGTTACTGCGGAATGGGGCGTCACGCGCGGCAACCGCCGCGCACGCTACTATCGAATAGCGAAACTTGGACGCAAGCAACTCGCGGCTGAAGTGTTGCAGTTCGACAGGGTAATCGGGGCAATTCAACGAGTGCTGCAAGCAGGCTGAAGAAAGGCGACACAAATGTTATGGATCAAGGAGCTAGTGCGCCGGTTCTTCATGATGCTCAGACGCGAAAAGCTCGATCGCGACCTTGAAGAAGAAATGCGTTTCCACCTCGATCTTCGCGCCGAAGAATACTCCAGTCGCGGTTTGATGAGTGACGACGCGCGCGCCCTGGCACAACGCCGCTTCGGAAATATCACAGTGCTGCACGAGGAAAGTTACGGCGCCTGGGGTTGGGCCTGGATCGACCGGCTGTTCGTGGACGTCCGGCTGGCAGCGCGGCAGTTGCGTTCGGCGCCTGGTTTTGCGGCGCTCACGGTTTTCATCCTGGCGTTCGGAATCGGCACAACGACGGCAATATTCAGCGCCGTGAACACGATCCTTTTCGAGTCTTTGCCCTACCCCGGCGCTGGACGGATCGTAACGATCTGGGAGACCAGCACTGAGGGCGCACGCAATGACGGTACCTTCGGAATATACAAAGGACTCGCAGAACGAAGCCGCCTGCTGGATTCCCTGGCTGTGTTGAAGCCGTGGCAGCCGACAATGACCTCGGCCGATGAACCGGAGAGGTTTGAAGGACAGCTCGTGAGCGCGTCCTACTTTCGAGTGTTGGGCGTGCGGCCGTTCCTGGGCCGTGACTTCACCCCCTCCGATGACCGGATGAACGGGCCTGGCGTCGTGATTCTCAGCAATAAGTTGTGGCGGCGGCGATTCAATGCCGACCCAACAATTGTCGGACGCGACGTCACTCTCGAAGGCAACGAATACTCGGTGATCGGCGTCATGCCGGAAAGTTTCGAAAACCTCCTTGCACCCGCGGCCGAGGTTTGGGGACCGCTCCAATATGACATGTCGCAAGGCCGGGCGTGGGGTCATCATCTGCGCACCATTGGCCGCCTTCGGCCGGGAGTCTCTATCGATCAGGCCGCCAACGAGCTTGCAGAACTCGCACACGAGATCGTTAACGAACAGCGGCCGGAAACATATCGCGGCCCCTTCAACCTAAATGTTTTTTCCTTGCAAGCCGACATCACACGCGGCGTCAAGCCGGCTCTTTTGGCGATCGCCGGCGCCGTAGCCCTGGTGCTGATCGTTGGGTGCGTGAATGTGACAAACCTGCTGCTCGCTCGCGGTGTGCGGCGGCGGCCGGAGTTTGCCTTGCGAGTTGCGCTCGGTGCCGGCCGCGAGCGGCTGGTCTGGCAATTGTTGACGGAGGGCTTGTTTCTGGCCGTCATGGGTGGCGTAACTGGAATGGCAGTTGCCATCATTGGGGTGCATGCCCTCGTTGCCCTCAGTCCACCGGGATTGCCCCGAGCGGCCGACATCCAGCTCAACGGTTCTGTGTTTGCGTTTGGATTCGGACTCACCACTCTCGTTGGGTTTGTCTTCGGTGTGATACCCGCTCTTCAGATCTCTACCAGCCCTTACCGGAGCATCCAGGATGGATCGCCCCGTACGACCGACCCGCAAAAGCTCACGAGCAGAGCGCTGGTCGTCGCAGAAGTGGCGTTGGCGTTTGTGCTGCTAGTCAGTTCGGGACTGCTTTTGAGGAGCCTGCAACATTGGTTCGCCGTCGATGCGGGATTTGATGCGTCCCACCTGCTCACCATGCAGGTGCAAACCTCCGGCCGCCGCTTTCAGGAAAACTCTGTGACATACAAGTTCTTCGACGATGCGCTCGCGGCAGTGCGCAGTGTTCCCGGCGTCACAATGGCGGCACTGACGAGCCAACTGCCGCTGAGCGGCGATTCCGATGTTTATGGTGTCCGGTTCGAGTCGAGTCCGATTCAGATGCAGACGGAAGATCACAGCGCGTTCCGATACGCTGTCAGTCCAGGTTACATCGAAACCATGCGCATTCCTCTGCGCCGCGGCCGTCTGCTCGGCGACGGCGACCGCGCCGGCGCTTCCCTGGCCGCTCTGATCAATGAATCCTACGCGAACCGCAATTTTCCAGGCATCGATCCGATAGGTCAGCGGTTGAGGATTGGGCCGCCTGATAGCCCCCTTTACACCATCGTCGGTGTCGTGGGCGATGTGAAGCAAGTGTCTCTAGGCTTGAACCGCGCCGACTCCGTTTACGTGACGCCGGGACAATGGAAATTTACGGATAACACGATGTCTCTGGTCATTCGGTCTGATGGCGATCCGGCCGCTCTGGCGCGCGCAGTACGGGCTGCTGTCTGGTCGGTGGATAAAGATCAAGCGGTCGTTCGGGTCGCGACGATGAGTGACGTCGTTGCTGCGTCCGCGGCGGAACGGCGGTTCGCGCTGATTCTCTTCGAAGCTTTCGCGCTCGCAACACTGGTCCTTGCTGCCGCCGGCATTTACGGTGTGCTTACTGGAATCGTCGCCGAGCGTACCCGCGAGTTCGGAGTGCGGACGGCGTTAGGCGCGTCGCGCGGCAATATCGTCGGCCTGGTCGTGCGTCAGGGATCTCTACTCACGGGTTGCGGCGTCCTGGTTGGACTTCTCGGTGCAGTTGTGGCAAGTTCTGCGATCGCCGCGATGCTGTTTGGTGTTTCACGCCTCGATCCTGCGACGTATGCGGGCGCGATTGTTATTTTATCCTGTGTATCGGTGCTCGCGTGTCTGGTACCCGCCTGGCGCGCTGTTCGAATCGATCCGGCGAGCACGTTGCGATCTTAAAGGTTCAGTAAGGGCGTCTGCAGAATCCTATGGCTTCCAGATCGGCGTCAAACGGGAGCGCCGAATTGAAGCGTCGTGGGTAACCAGCGTGAGACCATGTGTGCGAGCCGTTGCCACGATTAACCGGTCGGCCGGGTCACCGTGAAACGATTTGGGCAAGGAGTGCAACGAAACGATCACATCGGTGTCCAAATCGATGATTCGCACCGTATCAGGAGCTGTCATCCGTCGTATCCACAAGTCGAACGGCTCATTTGGGACAAGGCGGCCCCTGGAAACAAGCATTTCACTTTCCCAAATGCTAATGGAAGAGATGAACGGAAGCTGAACCGCTGCTGTTCGATCGATCGCCTCGCGCTCTTTGCGTTTTAATTGCGTTGCTCCTGTCAGCCACCACAGCCAGACATGAGTATCGAGCAGAATATTCAACGTAGCGCCTCGAAGTCTTCATCCTTCAGTACCGATTCGCCGGCTTCGAAGCGGCATTCGGCCGTTCCACGTAAACGCTCCCACGGCTTGAGCGACGCTACAGTTTTTGCCTCGACCGAAGGTTGAATGGATGCAACGATCTTCCCTCTGCGCGTGATCAGAACCGGCTTGCCCGTTCGTTCAACCTCACGAATGACCGCAAGACAATGGTTTTTGAGTACCGTTATCGAAATGGCCATGTTGAAATTCTAAATGGCTATTTGGTGGAATACAAGCGCGGTCTCCGTCCTCGCCGCGATCCCCGGACCGGCAGGATTGTTCTCGAACAGCCCATACTCTGGCGGGCTAAAGCCCGCGACTACATCACACTCAGATTCTCTTCGCTGCTGCTCGCTCAATGCCTTCGGTCAAAATCCTTCTTGCGGCCAGCGCGTCGCCCCACGATTTGACCTTGACCCATTTACCGGGTTCGAGGTCCTTATAGTGTTCGAAAAAATGCTGAATCTGCTTCAGCGTAATCTCGGGCAGATCCGAATAGTTTTGCACGTGCTCATAACGCTGTGTCAGTTTCGGCGAAGGGACAGCGATCAGTTTATCGTCAGGTCCGGCCTCATCTTCCATCAGCAGGACGCCCACAATGCGGCAATTCATGACGGCACCCGGTGCGATCGCGCGTGTGTTGCCTACGATGACGTCGCAGGGATCTCCGTCTTCCGAGAGGGTATGGGGAATGAACCCGTAGTTGCCGGGATAGCGCATCGAGGTATAGAGAAACCTGTCGACAAAAAGAGCACCCGACGCCTTGTCCATTTCATATTTGATGGGCTCTCCGCCAATCGGCACCTCGATGATCACATTGACGTCCGCCGGAGGGTTGATGCCGATCTTGATTGCGTTGATGTTCATACCTGCGTCGCTCTCCCGGATTGTCAGCTTTTGTGAAGGCCTGAGACGTGAGTCAATGAATCTCTGTATCACACTTTTCTGCCCGCACGGCTCGCACGTATCCAGAATCCTGAAATCCCTGAAATTCTGCGGACGTTCATTTCGCTTTTCAAGTGATAGAATGCGGCAGTTTTCACAGAACGTAAGGAGCCCGCACATGCGCATTTCGCGTGTCGTCTTTTTGATCGCCGCCGCGGCGGTGGCCGTGCTGCCGATCACCCTGAGCACGGCGCAAAAACCCGCCGGCCGCAGCCCCGATGCCGACTGGCCGATGTTCAATCGGGACCTGGCCGGAACGCGGTTCTCGCCGCTGACCCAGATCAATACTTCGAATGTGGCAAAGCTGAAACAGGTGTGGACGTACAAGCTGCGGCCGCATGACGGGAAGCCGCTCACAGGCCAGAGCGCGAGCGAGCTGTTTCAGGAAGTCACACCGATCGTCGTCAACGACATCATGTATTTGCCGGCGGCAAACCGGATCGTCGCGCTTGAACCCGAGAGCGGAAAGGAGCTCTGGACCTACGAACTCAAAGAAGGGCAGGCTTCGTTCCGCGGCGTCACCTACTGGCCAGGCGACAAGAGCAATCCGCCACGCATTCTTTTTACAACCGCCCGAAAGCTTGCCGCCATCAATGCGGTGACCGGAGAACCCTCGACCGGTTTCGGCAACAACGGCGAAATCGATATGAAGATCCCGTATGACGGCGCGCCCACGATCTATAAGAATGTCATCCTGATGGGATCCAACTTCTATGGTCCGGGCCAGCGGCACGTTGCGCCGCAGCTCGACACCAGCGCCGGCGAACCGGGCGACACGCATGCCTACGACGCGCGCACCGGAAAGGAACTCTGGGAGTTCCATACGATTCCGCGTGAAGGCGAACCCGGCAACGAAACCTGGGGATTCGACAGCTGGAAGAATCGGACCGGCAACAACGTCTGGGCCTTCGCGCTGACCGTCGATGAGAAGAACGGCATCGTTTATGAACCTGTCAGCCAACCCGGCGCGAACTATTACGGCGGCGACCGGCCGGGAAACAATCTCTACGGCAATTCGACGGTTGCGCTCGATATCGAAACCGGAAAGGTGAAGTGGTACTTCCAGACGGTTCACCACGAATTGTGGGACTACAACCTTCCGCCGGCTCCGAGCCTTTTTGAAGTCAAGAAAGATGGGAAGACCATCCCAGCGCTCGCACAGACGGGAAAAGCAGGCTGGGTTTTCATCCTGGACCGTCTCACCGGCAAACCCATTTTCGGCGTGGAAGAACGGCCGACGGCGCCGGGCGACGTGCCGACCGAATGGTATTCGCCGACGCAGCCATTCCCGGTGAAACCGCCCGCGGTCGCTCGCGTCAGCATCACTAAGGATGATCTGGTGACCGCTGCAGACACCACGCCCGAACATGCCCAGGCCTGCAAGGATCTCTGGGACAAGACCAATTTCTACAACACGGGCG
Coding sequences within it:
- a CDS encoding protein kinase, whose protein sequence is MEEALAIIRQVIDGLEEAHRQEVVHRDLKPENILIATDGTAKIAGPRADCGSGKDRKPVRGRHARLYGAGTMEARVRR
- a CDS encoding tetratricopeptide repeat protein, whose protein sequence is MAGTLGYMAPEQWKRGFADKKSDIYSLGVVIYELLTGRMPDDSGPVLPDNLPAWLQPVMSLCVVEDPAQRFGSVAELRSALAGPAPRGRRWSAEALLLIACLVILMVAGTAIWRSYSRTQPAALMKPAPPPAAPPASNEPKEKTEAAKALSNGIYFLQNGLVEDALAQFDRALEIDGGLTDAHFQRGLALSKLKRWDEAIAAFKRALPDSVPERRQIWAWTPPFAAGAFHRAVLATPKRIMFVERHGKSSVLHIVDPTQHTVRRLEILGDAIPFGAHASEMAWANDRATVLLSADVRKTDGPGNFRLYAVSAADGSLLWRNELQDSGPQDPLVGITTDSVFVYLTQKRLLTVLDDQTGKTRWTRADLVIDRNSPPILPPQFPENP
- a CDS encoding PQQ-binding-like beta-propeller repeat protein; translation: MKYFNGVVTLQAGGASLTALDAETGRLMWQYTGSSLPNGRGLFAIQDSLFMVEEDGIKQYSLEKPSKNVTDKTIITEVASALISTGDLEGAETLIEKVAREMDPDYPPLRLARARLLLANAKAKGQAPPIKAGLDLANYANLAGRDSEASRGAFDELTRDYGLLWHQSLESAAPGSPQIVGGRLINLGFNIGSGQIIALNPVNGEVAWRQPVQRFVDSVAVNSALFAITGDTNDPTAIGLNRIDAASGERKPIASWNQRPAVEFARIAYASGRVFVEPVFRNFQGSRVQVSINAFDATNGRLLWQKDHPLEATRLLQQNPIGLWMPQGDRFIYSVGHDIWTVAAADGVVIDHQTEEGVIGPNSSRLPVAAGPVYFVNDRREIVAYDAAQKTIRRSPRPEVDTTQLTMRGTLLFGTDTGWPFAFDFQSGFQWKMPKGQGRGFLRLQDTGKRLWTLRDDNVLAAIDPRTGRILRELPILWRPLSYSIIDGRFFASTSDGFAYAIQLPK
- a CDS encoding PadR family transcriptional regulator, which codes for MPAKHETVERDEIPPGTLYMLILKTLARSGELHGYEIASTIQAISQDVLQVEEGSLYPALQRMLIKGWVTAEWGVTRGNRRARYYRIAKLGRKQLAAEVLQFDRVIGAIQRVLQAG
- a CDS encoding ABC transporter permease; this translates as MLWIKELVRRFFMMLRREKLDRDLEEEMRFHLDLRAEEYSSRGLMSDDARALAQRRFGNITVLHEESYGAWGWAWIDRLFVDVRLAARQLRSAPGFAALTVFILAFGIGTTTAIFSAVNTILFESLPYPGAGRIVTIWETSTEGARNDGTFGIYKGLAERSRLLDSLAVLKPWQPTMTSADEPERFEGQLVSASYFRVLGVRPFLGRDFTPSDDRMNGPGVVILSNKLWRRRFNADPTIVGRDVTLEGNEYSVIGVMPESFENLLAPAAEVWGPLQYDMSQGRAWGHHLRTIGRLRPGVSIDQAANELAELAHEIVNEQRPETYRGPFNLNVFSLQADITRGVKPALLAIAGAVALVLIVGCVNVTNLLLARGVRRRPEFALRVALGAGRERLVWQLLTEGLFLAVMGGVTGMAVAIIGVHALVALSPPGLPRAADIQLNGSVFAFGFGLTTLVGFVFGVIPALQISTSPYRSIQDGSPRTTDPQKLTSRALVVAEVALAFVLLVSSGLLLRSLQHWFAVDAGFDASHLLTMQVQTSGRRFQENSVTYKFFDDALAAVRSVPGVTMAALTSQLPLSGDSDVYGVRFESSPIQMQTEDHSAFRYAVSPGYIETMRIPLRRGRLLGDGDRAGASLAALINESYANRNFPGIDPIGQRLRIGPPDSPLYTIVGVVGDVKQVSLGLNRADSVYVTPGQWKFTDNTMSLVIRSDGDPAALARAVRAAVWSVDKDQAVVRVATMSDVVAASAAERRFALILFEAFALATLVLAAAGIYGVLTGIVAERTREFGVRTALGASRGNIVGLVVRQGSLLTGCGVLVGLLGAVVASSAIAAMLFGVSRLDPATYAGAIVILSCVSVLACLVPAWRAVRIDPASTLRS
- a CDS encoding type II toxin-antitoxin system VapC family toxin — protein: MNILLDTHVWLWWLTGATQLKRKEREAIDRTAAVQLPFISSISIWESEMLVSRGRLVPNEPFDLWIRRMTAPDTVRIIDLDTDVIVSLHSLPKSFHGDPADRLIVATARTHGLTLVTHDASIRRSRLTPIWKP
- a CDS encoding type II toxin-antitoxin system prevent-host-death family antitoxin; its protein translation is MAISITVLKNHCLAVIREVERTGKPVLITRRGKIVASIQPSVEAKTVASLKPWERLRGTAECRFEAGESVLKDEDFEALR
- the ppa gene encoding inorganic diphosphatase, with translation MNINAIKIGINPPADVNVIIEVPIGGEPIKYEMDKASGALFVDRFLYTSMRYPGNYGFIPHTLSEDGDPCDVIVGNTRAIAPGAVMNCRIVGVLLMEDEAGPDDKLIAVPSPKLTQRYEHVQNYSDLPEITLKQIQHFFEHYKDLEPGKWVKVKSWGDALAARRILTEGIERAAAKRI
- a CDS encoding PQQ-binding-like beta-propeller repeat protein, yielding MRISRVVFLIAAAAVAVLPITLSTAQKPAGRSPDADWPMFNRDLAGTRFSPLTQINTSNVAKLKQVWTYKLRPHDGKPLTGQSASELFQEVTPIVVNDIMYLPAANRIVALEPESGKELWTYELKEGQASFRGVTYWPGDKSNPPRILFTTARKLAAINAVTGEPSTGFGNNGEIDMKIPYDGAPTIYKNVILMGSNFYGPGQRHVAPQLDTSAGEPGDTHAYDARTGKELWEFHTIPREGEPGNETWGFDSWKNRTGNNVWAFALTVDEKNGIVYEPVSQPGANYYGGDRPGNNLYGNSTVALDIETGKVKWYFQTVHHELWDYNLPPAPSLFEVKKDGKTIPALAQTGKAGWVFILDRLTGKPIFGVEERPTAPGDVPTEWYSPTQPFPVKPPAVARVSITKDDLVTAADTTPEHAQACKDLWDKTNFYNTGAYTYWKFKKEGNPPSLIYPGATGGPNWGGTAVDTKLNYIFVNSKDQPASGWMQKNPKYEPGMDLAKQFPYTHVNGPAFSVQAKDASGRVVNWPCSKPPWARLVAINANTGDIAWQVPLGINETLPAGKQNVGSPGFGGPMATAGGLVFIGATADGRFRAFESKTGKELWSVKLDYNVQAIPMTYQGKDGKQYVAVTSAVGGQRGSNNESLVVFTLQ